From the genome of Pseudomonas helvetica:
GCGTCGATGGCGTAACGCTGGTCGTGGCCGGGGCGATCCTGGACAAAAGTGATCAGGTCGGCGAAGTGCGCGACGCCTTCAGGTTTTTGCGGCGCCAACTCCTCCAGCAGGCTGCAGATGCTGCGGACTACGTCGATGTTTTTCTGTTCATTGTGGCCGCCGATGTTGTACGTCTCACCGACCACACCGTTGGTCACCACGGTGAGCAGTGCGCGGGCATGATCCTCGACGAACAGCCAATCACGCACTTGCAGGCCGTTGCCGTACACCGGCAGTGGCTTACCGGCGAGGGCGTTGAGGATCACCAGCGGAATGAGTTTCTCGGGGAAGTGGAACGGCCCGTAATTGTTCGAGCAATTGGTCAGCAGCACCGGCAAACCGTAGGTGCGTTGCCAGGCGCGGACCAGATGGTCGGACGCAGCCTTGCTGGCGGAGTACGGCGAGCTCGGCGCATAAGGTGTGGTTTCGGTGAACAGGTCATCGACGCCATGCAGGTCGCCATACACCTCGTCGGTCGAAATGTGGTGAAAGCGAAAGGCGCTTTTCTCAGGTTCGGCCAGGCCGTTCCAGTAGGCGCGGGTGGCTTCCAGCAGGCTGTAGGTGCCGACAATGTTGGTCTGGATGAAGTCCGACGGGCCATCGATGGAACGGTCGACATGGGACTCGGCCGCCAGGTGCATGATCGCCTGCGGCTGGAACCGCGCCAGTACCGCACTGACGGTGGCCTGGTCGACGATATCGGCCTGCACGAACTCATAGCGGGTGTTGGTGGCGATACTGCTCAGTGACTCTAGATTGCCGGCGTAGGTCAGCTTGTCCAGGTTGAGCACTTCATGTTCAGTGTGGCGGATCAGGTGGCGAATCAGCGCCGAGCCGATGAAGCCGGCACCGCCGGTGATGAGAATGCGCATGTGGAGTTGCCTTTTTCGTCGAACGATTATGCGTATGGATCATAGCTTGTCGGCAGGAGGGGGGCGGCACAAGAGGGGTGTTGGTCGGATTTGGAAAAGATCCGGGATTGAGGTTCTCTTTTATCCGGCTTTCACCATTGATCCCTATAGGCGAATCCTAATTGATAGTCGTGAGCGCTCAGATCAATGGTGTGGTTAAAGTAAGGTTGAATGAGTGCTACCCACTCAGGCAGTAAATTGAAAACCCCCTGATTGACTGTGTTTTCAGGCTGCAGGCCCAATGACTCGATGACTGCGCCGTCGTCCCCGAAGTCCTGTGAGTAAATTTCCCCTTCACAAAACTCGGTAGTTTTGTTGAACCAGTGCAACTTCAATTTCAAACCCATATCGACCTCACATGTATTTTTTGATATTCCGGCCTTTTTTTGCCGGTTTAAACTGCTCGCCAGTGATGTAGTCGAATGACCCTATGTGACTGCCATCACTGGCTCGGTACGCCTCAAGCTCAGCATGCTGTGAATCCCACTCATAGATGATCCGATCCTTTGTATCTTTCCAGCGCTCGCGTATACCCGCTCCTCCTTGTTTTGGTGTTTTGCCAGGAACCCTTCTAAGCCCTGGAATTCCGGTTATCAGAGCCGTGGCAGGCGCGTCGTGATATTTGCGACCAGGCTCAAGAACACCCTTCCTCGTAGGCGCATTCACCACCACATAAAGCGGCCGCACCCCCGAGTCCGCCGGGAATACCAGGATGAAATCCTGATACTCCGGTGGATAAATCGGGTTCACGAGGATGCTGTTGCTCGCCTCGGTCGGAGGATAGACCCAGATGTTCGGCGCTTGCGGCGCGGCCTCCAGTGCCGGGATGCCGAGGGTGTCGGCGGGGTCGATAGCCGGGGTCCAGATCAGTTCCAGACCTTCGCCGAATACGGCGACCTGTTGCGCCCCGCGTGCCTGGAACTGGATCACCGGAATCCGTTGCCATTCGGCGTTGTTGCCGGTGTAGAAGCCGTAACCCATGAGGGTGCCGTCAGCCTGTTGCTCGACGCGCAGGCGCACCCGTGAGTTGGCGTGTTCAAGCGAGCGCAGTTGCTCTTCGCTATAGAGGGCGCTGTCGCCCAGTTCGGAGGGCCAGAGCAGGGCGACCAGACCGGTTAGCAAGCCGGCAGCAACAGTGCCGCCGACTGCTGTGACAGCACTGACCGATGACCCGCCCAGAGCAAGGCCGCCAAGGCCGATTGGCAATGCACTGCCACTGATTTTCTTCAGCGGCACGGCGCCAGGACTGTCGGTCTCTCGCCCGCCCAGCAGGGCGAAGTTTCCGTAATCCTTCAACGAATCCAGCGGCACGAAACCGGACGGATTGGCGTAATTGATGATGCCGTCCGGCAACTTGCAGGATTTGGCGAAAACGCAGCCCAGCGGTTTGTTGGGGGCGGGATCAGCGGGTCGATTCACCGGCAAATCGGGAATCGGCGGATACAGGTTGGGTGATGGCGGCGGCTGCAAAATACGGCGGCGCAGCTGTTCTTTGTACGTCAGCGGGTATGAGCGTTCTGGCATGTGCGGCGGGCTTCCCTGTCCATGGGAGGCAGCCTAGGGGCGTGAGAACGCGCCGAACATTCCTCGGGTTCGACACGTTTCGTGGGAAAGTTCACCGCTGTGTGGCGTGGCTTGAAGCCTCCCGCCGTTATCCATCACTGACCGGTATAAGGGGGTTGCGTATCGCGGTCAGCAGTGGCGATATAGACGCCTTATAAAAATTCCAGGGGTCGTTGTATGTCGCTCGCCACGTTGATTCACCGTGCCAGTCTGCCCAGCCCGCAAGTCACCGTGCAGCAAGCGCTGGAGCTGTTGCGCGAGCACTACGGCCTGAGCGGGACATTGCAGTCGCTGGGCAGCCAGCAGGATCTCAACTACCGGCTCGACAGCGACCAGGGCCGTTTCGTCTTGAAAATCTGCCGGGGTGACTACGCGGCGCTGGAGCTGCACGCCCAGCACGCGGCACTCAAACACCTGGGCTCGCAGCCGGGTTTGCATGTGCCACGGGCGATTCCGGCGAAAAACGGCGAGGACCTGCTGACCCTGGAACTCGCCGGGCAAGCACTGCATGTGCGTTTGCTCGATTACATCGAAGGTCAATCGCTGACCCACCTCAAGCACCTTGGCCATGAACTGGTTGCCGGCCTCGGCCAGCTCTGTGGCGAAATGGATCTGGCGCTAGCCGGGTTCGAGCATCCGGGGCTTGAGCGTGCCTTGCAGTGGGATGCCCGGCACGCCAATGCGTTGATCAATCACCTGCTGCCGGTGATCCGTGATGAGCGGCAGCGAGCATTGATCGCCGAGGCCGCGCAACAGGCCGAGCGGCGTTTGCAGCCGCTGATGGTGAAGTTGCCGGTGCAGGCGATTCACATGGACATCACCGATGACAATGTGGTCTGGAAACGGGATAAGCAGCGTCACTGGCGGTTGCAGGGCGTCATCGATTTTGGCGATCTGATTCGTACCTGGCGCATTACCGATCTGTCGGTGACCTGCGCTGCGCTGCTGCACCATGCCGATGGCGATCCACTGTGCATTTTGCCGGCGGTGCAGGCTTATCACGCGGTCAATCCGCTGAAGCACGAAGAGTTGCTGGCGCTGTGGCCGCTGATCGTCGCGCGTGCAGCGGTGCTGGTGCTCAGCGGTGAGCAACAGATCAGCATCGATCCGCAGAACCAATACAGTCGCGACAATCTGAACCACGAGTGGGAGATTTTCCGCGTTGCGACTTCAGTGCCATTTGAACTGATGGAAGCGGCGATTCTGATAGCGGTCGGCCAGTCGTTGCCGGCAATTGCCAGTCAGGGTTTTGCGCCATTGCTGCCGAGCCTGGTCGGCCGCGAGTTTGCCTTGATCGACCTCGGTGTCTTGAGCCCGCATTTCGAAGCGGGCAACTGGGAGCAGGACGGCATCGATCAACGTCTGTTGGTCGAAGCGGCGGCAGCCCATGGTTTGGCGGCCAGTCGTTACGGGCAATACCGTTTATCGCAGACGCGTCCGGACAGTGCCGTCGAGCCGGACACGTGCCCGCTGCACGTTGACTTGCAGGTGCCACAGGGCACAACGGTTGAAGCACCCTTTGCCGGTGTCGTGCACCTGTGCGCCGACGGCCGCGTGCAACTGGACAGCGCACAATTGAGTGTGCGCCTGTGGGGTGTCCATCCCTCGCTGCACACCGGTGCGGCCGTGCTCAAAGGGCAGGTGCTGGGTGAAGTCAGCGGAGCGTTGCGGGTTCAGCTCAGCCGTGGCGCGGAACTGAATCCACCACTGTTTTGCTCACCGTCCCGCGCATCTGCCTGGCAGGCGTTGTGCCCATCGCCCGCGGCGTTGTTGGGGCTGGCTTGCGACGCAGAGGCCGAACTTGATCCGCATACTTTGTTGGAACGCCGCGATGCGAGTTTTGCCCGCTCGCAAAAACACTATTACGTCGATCCGCCGCGCATCGAGCGGGGCTGGCGCAATCATCTGATCGACATGCAGGGCCGCTCCTACCTGGACATGCTCAACAACGTTGCGGTGCTCGGTCACGGTCACCCGCGCATGGCCGCCGAGGCCAGCCGTCAGTGGTCGTTGCTCAACACCAACTCGCGTTTCCACTATGCGGCTATCGCTGAGTTCTCCGAGCGTTTGCTGGCACTGGCGCCGGACTCGATGGATCGGGTGTTTCTGGTCAACAGCGGTACCGAGGCCAATGACCTGGCGATTCGTCTGGCGTGGGCCTACAGCGGCGGTCGCGACATGCTCAGCGTGCTTGAGGCGTATCACGGCTGGTCGGTGGCCGCCGATGCGGTGTCGACTTCAATTGCAGATAACCCCAAGGCTCTCAGCAGTCGTCCGGACTGGGTGTACCCGGTGACGGCGCCGAACACCTATCGTGGCGAGTTCCGTGGCCTCGACAGCGCGCCGGATTACGTGCGCAGCGTCGAACACAACCTGGCGAAGATTGCCGAGCAGAAGCGACAACTGGCCGGTTTTATCTGCGAGCCGGTGTACGGCAACGCCGGTGGAATCTCTCTGCCACCGGGTTACCTGAAACAGGTGTATGCGCTGGTCCGTGCCCAAGGTGGCGTGTGCATCGCCGATGAAGTGCAGGTCGGCTACGGTCGCATGGGCAAGTTCTTCTGGGGCTTTGAAGAGCAGGGCGTAGTGCCGGACATCATCACCATGGCCAAAGGTATGGGCAACGGCCAGCCATTGGGCGCGGTCATTACCCGTCGCGAAATCGCCGAGGCGCTGGAGGCAGAAGGCTATTTCTTCTCGTCGGCAGGCGGCAGCCCGGTCAGTTGCCGCATCGGCATGGCGGTGCTGGATGTGATGAAGGAAGAGAAACTCTGGGAAAACGCCCGGATCGTTGGCGGGTATTTCAAGGAGCGGCTTGAGGCGTTGATCGAGCGCCATCCTTTGGTAGGCGCGGTGCATGGCTCCGGTTTCTATCTGGGCGTGGAGTTGATTCGCAACCGCGAAACCCTGGAACCGGCCACGGAAGAAACCACGGCGTTGTGCGACCGCTTGCGCGAATTGGGCATTTTCATGCAGCCGACCGGCGATTACTTGAACATTCTCAAGATCAAACCACCGATGGTGACCACGCGACACAGTGTGGATTTTTTTGTCGATACCTTGTCGAAGGTGCTGGACGAAGGCCTCTAAACACACTCCCACGGGATTGCTATAAGTTCGATTGATATCGGGATTTAAAGGAGTATTTTCGACTTCGTGATTATATATCGCTTTAAAAGCCGATTTTTATCGGTTATAAAGTCGCCTAACGCAACGGCGTAGATCACCGCGCCTGGCCGTTCCCATTTCTGTCATCGGTCGATGCCACAATCGACCCTCTGAACCCGCCCGGGAGATGATTCATGAGCCGTATCGTTACCGTCGCCGCTACCCAGATGGCTTGTTCCTGGGACCTTGAAGCCAACATCGAGACCGCTGAGAAGCTGGTCCGTGAGGCCGCAGCCAAAGGCGCACAGATCATCCTGATCCAGGAACTGTTCGAGACCCCGTACTTCTGCCAGAAGCCGAACCCGGATTACCTGCAGCTGGCCACTTCAGTTGAAGACAACGTGGCCATCAAGCATTTCCAGAAAGTCGCCAAAGAACTGCAAGTCGTGCTGCCGATCAGCTTCTTCGAACTGGCGGGTCGCGCACGTTTCAACAGCATCGCGATCATCGATGCCGATGGCAGCAACCTCGGGATTTATCGTAAAAGCCACATCCCGGACGGTCCTGGCTACCATGAAAAGTACTACTTCAACCCGGGCGATACCGGCTTCAAAGTCTGGAACACCCGTTACGCGAAAATCGGCGTGGGCATCTGCTGGGATCAGTGGTTCCCGGAATGCGCCCGCAGCATGGCGTTGCAAGGCGCGGAAATCCTGTTCTACCCAACCGCCATCGGCAGCGAACCGCACGACAAGAGCATTTCATCCCGCGACCACTGGCAGCGCGTCCAACAAGGCCATGCCGGCGCCAACCTGATGCCGCTGATCGCCAGCAACCGTATCGGCAATGAAGAGCAGGACGGCTACGACATCACCTTCTACGGCTCCTCGTTCATCGCCAACCAGTTCGGCGAGAAAGTCCAGGAGCTCAACGAAACCGAAGAAGGCGTACTGGTTCAGAGCTTCGACCTCGACGAACTGGAGCACATCCGTAGCGCCTGGGGTTCGTTCCGTGATCGTCGTCCAAACCTGTACGGCGCAATCAAAACCCTCGACGGTTCCCTGGAGTCCTGATCACTATGACTACTTTGCACAGCACGCCTCGCGCTGACGGTTTTTACATGCCCGCCGAGTGGGCAACCCAAACCCAGACCTGGATGGTCTGGCCGGAGCGCCCGGACAACTGGCGCCTGGGTGGCAAGCCGGCGCAAGCCGCTCACGTTGCGGTGGCCAAGGCCATCGCGCGTTTTGAACCGGTGACCGTTGCCGTCTCGGCGGCCCAGTACGAAAACGCCCGTGCGCGTCTGGATGTGCCGAATATCCGCCTCGTCGAGATGTCCAGCGACGACGCTTGGGTCCGTGATACCGGCCCGACCTTCGTCATCAATAACAGCGGCGAAGTCCGTGGTGTCGACTGGGACTTCAACGCCTGGGGCGGCTTTGATGGCGGTCTGTATTCGCCGTGGAATCGTGACTCGCAAGTGGCCGGCAAGATCCTCGAGATCGAGCGCAGCCCACGTTACCGCACCGAGGGTTTCGTGCTCGAAGGCGGTTCGATCCACGTCGATGGCGAAGGCACGCTGATCACCACTGAAGAATGCCTGTTGAATCGTAATCGCAATCCGCACATGAGCCGTGCCGACATCGAAGCGGTGCTGAGCGCACAATTGGCTGTGGATAAAATCATCTGGCTGCCGGACGGTTTGTTCAACGACGAAACCGACGGTCATGTCGATAACTTCTGCTGCTATGTGCGTCCCGGTGAAGTGCTGTTGGCCTGGACCGACGATCCGCAGGATCCGAACTACCCGCGTTGCCAGGCTGCAATGAAGGTCTTGCAAAGCACCAAGGACGCCAAGGGCCGCCCATTTAAGGTGCACAAAATGCCGATTCCGGGGCCGCTTTACGCGACCGAGGAAGAGTGCGCCGGTGTCGACCCGGTAGACGGTACTCAGGAGCGTAACCCTTCTGTGCGTCTGGCCGGTTCCTACGTGAACTTCCTGATCGTCAACGGCGGCATCATTGCGCCGAGCTTTGACGATCCGCTGGACGCGCAAGCCAAGGAAATCCTCCAGAACCTGTTCCCGCAGCACGAA
Proteins encoded in this window:
- a CDS encoding S-type pyocin domain-containing protein, which encodes MPERSYPLTYKEQLRRRILQPPPSPNLYPPIPDLPVNRPADPAPNKPLGCVFAKSCKLPDGIINYANPSGFVPLDSLKDYGNFALLGGRETDSPGAVPLKKISGSALPIGLGGLALGGSSVSAVTAVGGTVAAGLLTGLVALLWPSELGDSALYSEEQLRSLEHANSRVRLRVEQQADGTLMGYGFYTGNNAEWQRIPVIQFQARGAQQVAVFGEGLELIWTPAIDPADTLGIPALEAAPQAPNIWVYPPTEASNSILVNPIYPPEYQDFILVFPADSGVRPLYVVVNAPTRKGVLEPGRKYHDAPATALITGIPGLRRVPGKTPKQGGAGIRERWKDTKDRIIYEWDSQHAELEAYRASDGSHIGSFDYITGEQFKPAKKGRNIKKYM
- the aguB gene encoding N-carbamoylputrescine amidase, with amino-acid sequence MSRIVTVAATQMACSWDLEANIETAEKLVREAAAKGAQIILIQELFETPYFCQKPNPDYLQLATSVEDNVAIKHFQKVAKELQVVLPISFFELAGRARFNSIAIIDADGSNLGIYRKSHIPDGPGYHEKYYFNPGDTGFKVWNTRYAKIGVGICWDQWFPECARSMALQGAEILFYPTAIGSEPHDKSISSRDHWQRVQQGHAGANLMPLIASNRIGNEEQDGYDITFYGSSFIANQFGEKVQELNETEEGVLVQSFDLDELEHIRSAWGSFRDRRPNLYGAIKTLDGSLES
- a CDS encoding colicin E3-like toxin immunity protein, with product MGLKLKLHWFNKTTEFCEGEIYSQDFGDDGAVIESLGLQPENTVNQGVFNLLPEWVALIQPYFNHTIDLSAHDYQLGFAYRDQW
- the rfbB gene encoding dTDP-glucose 4,6-dehydratase, which encodes MRILITGGAGFIGSALIRHLIRHTEHEVLNLDKLTYAGNLESLSSIATNTRYEFVQADIVDQATVSAVLARFQPQAIMHLAAESHVDRSIDGPSDFIQTNIVGTYSLLEATRAYWNGLAEPEKSAFRFHHISTDEVYGDLHGVDDLFTETTPYAPSSPYSASKAASDHLVRAWQRTYGLPVLLTNCSNNYGPFHFPEKLIPLVILNALAGKPLPVYGNGLQVRDWLFVEDHARALLTVVTNGVVGETYNIGGHNEQKNIDVVRSICSLLEELAPQKPEGVAHFADLITFVQDRPGHDQRYAIDASKIERELGWVPEETFASGLRKTVQWYLDNLDWCQRVQDGSYQGQRLGFTDFKDLIA
- a CDS encoding aminotransferase, which translates into the protein MSLATLIHRASLPSPQVTVQQALELLREHYGLSGTLQSLGSQQDLNYRLDSDQGRFVLKICRGDYAALELHAQHAALKHLGSQPGLHVPRAIPAKNGEDLLTLELAGQALHVRLLDYIEGQSLTHLKHLGHELVAGLGQLCGEMDLALAGFEHPGLERALQWDARHANALINHLLPVIRDERQRALIAEAAQQAERRLQPLMVKLPVQAIHMDITDDNVVWKRDKQRHWRLQGVIDFGDLIRTWRITDLSVTCAALLHHADGDPLCILPAVQAYHAVNPLKHEELLALWPLIVARAAVLVLSGEQQISIDPQNQYSRDNLNHEWEIFRVATSVPFELMEAAILIAVGQSLPAIASQGFAPLLPSLVGREFALIDLGVLSPHFEAGNWEQDGIDQRLLVEAAAAHGLAASRYGQYRLSQTRPDSAVEPDTCPLHVDLQVPQGTTVEAPFAGVVHLCADGRVQLDSAQLSVRLWGVHPSLHTGAAVLKGQVLGEVSGALRVQLSRGAELNPPLFCSPSRASAWQALCPSPAALLGLACDAEAELDPHTLLERRDASFARSQKHYYVDPPRIERGWRNHLIDMQGRSYLDMLNNVAVLGHGHPRMAAEASRQWSLLNTNSRFHYAAIAEFSERLLALAPDSMDRVFLVNSGTEANDLAIRLAWAYSGGRDMLSVLEAYHGWSVAADAVSTSIADNPKALSSRPDWVYPVTAPNTYRGEFRGLDSAPDYVRSVEHNLAKIAEQKRQLAGFICEPVYGNAGGISLPPGYLKQVYALVRAQGGVCIADEVQVGYGRMGKFFWGFEEQGVVPDIITMAKGMGNGQPLGAVITRREIAEALEAEGYFFSSAGGSPVSCRIGMAVLDVMKEEKLWENARIVGGYFKERLEALIERHPLVGAVHGSGFYLGVELIRNRETLEPATEETTALCDRLRELGIFMQPTGDYLNILKIKPPMVTTRHSVDFFVDTLSKVLDEGL
- the aguA gene encoding agmatine deiminase — translated: MTTLHSTPRADGFYMPAEWATQTQTWMVWPERPDNWRLGGKPAQAAHVAVAKAIARFEPVTVAVSAAQYENARARLDVPNIRLVEMSSDDAWVRDTGPTFVINNSGEVRGVDWDFNAWGGFDGGLYSPWNRDSQVAGKILEIERSPRYRTEGFVLEGGSIHVDGEGTLITTEECLLNRNRNPHMSRADIEAVLSAQLAVDKIIWLPDGLFNDETDGHVDNFCCYVRPGEVLLAWTDDPQDPNYPRCQAAMKVLQSTKDAKGRPFKVHKMPIPGPLYATEEECAGVDPVDGTQERNPSVRLAGSYVNFLIVNGGIIAPSFDDPLDAQAKEILQNLFPQHEVVMVPGRELLLGGGNIHCLTQQQPAPHKG